The stretch of DNA AATCCAAAGTTTGATTTAAAAAGTCCTCTAACTACTCTACGAGTTTTGTTATAGTATTTTTTATTTATAGGTTCTAAATCGAAAGCACTGCATCCACTTGTATAACTCTCTTCCTTAAATTTAACCTCAATCCCTTGTAATTTAGCCTTATACTTAATTAGTTCTACTAATTTTTGTATAGGTATTTGAACAAACGATTTATTATAATTCATATTTAGTTTAAGTCCTTCAATTTTGCCTATAACAATTTTGTAAACATTATGCTCTATTGCTTTATCTATAATATTTTTACTTACTTTATGAAGATAATCATTGATATAATTTTCTCTGTATCTTCTTAATGAATTAATCATTTTAGTATTTTTGAATTTATCAGAACCTATTTTTTTCATTTCAATACTTTGATAATAAGAAATTTTCTTATTTACAAAAGCATTTATACTTTTAAGTTTTTTACCACAAAACAAGTAACTTTGATTACCTTCTTTAAATGTTAACGTTGCAAGATTATCTAAACCTAAATCTATAGCCATAACATTAGTTTCTTTTGCTTTTTCTAATTCTTGCTTATTGTAAATTATAATTAAATACCATTGTTTTAAAGAATTATCCCACTTAATTCTTACTTGTTGTATCTCATCCCAATTTATAAGGCTTTGAAGTTTATCTGAAACCTCAAAATTTAAACTCTCTACCTCAAATTTTTTCTGAACTGTTTTGGAAAGAGATAACATTAGCCTATTTTCTTTAAATCTTATAGCAAGATTGGTAAATATAATCTCATTCTTTCTTTTATCTGTATTTTTAAATTTTGGAGGTTTTGGAACTCCATTATATTTACTTTTATTCTCCTTATAATCTTTAATACTTGCAAAATAAGATTCCCAATTTTGCTCTACCACTTTAAAACAATGTTGTCTTGTATGGCTATGTAAATAATCACAGTGCCAATTATTTTTATATATCTTTTCAATTTCAACATAAGGCTTAAATCCATTTTCTCTTAAATCATAATTAACTATGTTATAGAGTTTTGTTGTATGAAATGATAATTCTTCTATAATCTTTAATTGTTCTTCGTTTAATTTAGGTTTAAATTTGAATGCTAATTTCACTTTTTTCACCTCCTTTACATTTTTATCTATGTATTTATTTTAACATGTCATTGATACATGGTCAACTATGTGGTAAAATTAATTTATACTATTTAGGAGGTGCTTAAAATGGCAAGAAAAAATATTAATACAACAATAGATGAAGATTTATATACTGAAATTAAAATATTGGCTATTAAATTAAAAGTCAATGCTAACGACTTAATCGAAGAAGGTATGAAATATGTCATTGAAAAATACACAAGAATGTTTAATTTTTAGGCATTTAACCTAAAAATTAAAGGCACAATTCATCCTCCGAGATAAACAACGG from Petroclostridium xylanilyticum encodes:
- a CDS encoding RNA-guided endonuclease InsQ/TnpB family protein — translated: MKLAFKFKPKLNEEQLKIIEELSFHTTKLYNIVNYDLRENGFKPYVEIEKIYKNNWHCDYLHSHTRQHCFKVVEQNWESYFASIKDYKENKSKYNGVPKPPKFKNTDKRKNEIIFTNLAIRFKENRLMLSLSKTVQKKFEVESLNFEVSDKLQSLINWDEIQQVRIKWDNSLKQWYLIIIYNKQELEKAKETNVMAIDLGLDNLATLTFKEGNQSYLFCGKKLKSINAFVNKKISYYQSIEMKKIGSDKFKNTKMINSLRRYRENYINDYLHKVSKNIIDKAIEHNVYKIVIGKIEGLKLNMNYNKSFVQIPIQKLVELIKYKAKLQGIEVKFKEESYTSGCSAFDLEPINKKYYNKTRRVVRGLFKSNFGLVNADVNGSLNILRKEEKCIPEIVKTMRDKGRVSFPLRVRVAC
- a CDS encoding ribbon-helix-helix domain-containing protein, translating into MARKNINTTIDEDLYTEIKILAIKLKVNANDLIEEGMKYVIEKYTRMFNF